A window of the Bradyrhizobium diazoefficiens genome harbors these coding sequences:
- the dxs gene encoding 1-deoxy-D-xylulose-5-phosphate synthase, translating into MNAYSKTPLLDTIRTPDDLRKLKVEQVRQVADELRQETIDAVSVTGGHFGAGLGVVELTTAIHYVFDTPRDRLIWDVGHQAYPHKILTGRRDRIRTLRTGGGLSGFTKRSESDYDPFGAAHSSTSISAGLGMAVARDLAGGKNNVIAVIGDGAMSAGMAYEAMNNAGAMNSRLIVILNDNDMSIAPPVGAMSAYLSRLYSGKTYRTLRDAAKQINKRLPKILANRANRVEEYSRGFMMDGGTLFEELGFYYVGPIDGHNLDHLLPVLKNVRDMETGPILVHVVTQKGKGYGPAEASADKYHAVVKFDVATGTQAKAKPNAPAYQNVFGQSLVKEAEKDDKIVAITAAMPSGTGVDIFNKAFPDRTFDVGIAEQHAVTFAAGLATEGYKPFCAIYSTFLQRGYDQIVHDVAIQSLPVRFAIDRAGLVGADGATHAGSFDNAYLGCLPNMVIMAAADEAELVHMVATQVAINDRPSSLRYPRGEGRGIEMPDVGVPLEIGKGRMIRQGSKIALLSFGTRLAECEKAADELAAHGLSTSIADARFMKPLDTELVLKLARDHDVLITVEEGSIGGFGSHVAQFLTDQGVLDTGMLKFRTMVLPDVFQDHDTPNAMYARAGLDAKGIVAKVFEALGKDVKTETVKLA; encoded by the coding sequence GTGAACGCATACAGTAAAACGCCGCTTCTCGACACTATCCGGACGCCGGACGACCTGCGCAAGCTCAAGGTCGAACAGGTTCGCCAGGTCGCCGACGAGCTGCGTCAGGAGACCATCGATGCCGTCTCGGTGACCGGCGGTCACTTCGGCGCGGGCCTCGGCGTTGTCGAGCTCACCACCGCGATCCACTACGTGTTCGACACGCCGCGCGATCGGCTGATCTGGGACGTCGGCCATCAGGCCTATCCGCACAAGATCCTCACCGGACGCCGCGACCGCATCCGCACGCTGCGCACCGGCGGCGGCCTGTCCGGCTTCACCAAGCGCAGCGAGAGCGACTACGATCCGTTCGGCGCCGCGCATTCCTCGACCTCGATCTCGGCCGGTCTCGGCATGGCGGTCGCGCGCGACCTCGCTGGCGGCAAGAACAACGTTATAGCAGTGATCGGTGACGGCGCGATGTCGGCGGGCATGGCCTACGAGGCCATGAACAACGCGGGCGCCATGAACTCGCGCCTGATCGTCATCCTCAACGACAACGACATGTCGATTGCGCCGCCGGTCGGCGCCATGAGCGCCTATCTCTCGCGCCTCTACTCCGGCAAGACCTATCGCACGCTGCGCGATGCGGCCAAACAGATCAACAAGCGCCTGCCGAAGATCCTCGCCAACCGCGCCAACCGCGTCGAGGAATATTCCCGCGGCTTCATGATGGACGGCGGCACGCTGTTCGAAGAGCTCGGCTTCTATTACGTCGGCCCGATCGACGGCCATAATCTCGACCATCTCCTGCCCGTGCTGAAGAACGTCCGCGACATGGAGACCGGCCCGATCCTGGTCCACGTCGTGACGCAGAAGGGCAAAGGCTACGGCCCGGCTGAAGCGTCCGCCGACAAGTACCACGCCGTCGTCAAGTTCGACGTCGCCACCGGCACCCAGGCGAAAGCCAAGCCGAACGCGCCGGCCTACCAGAACGTGTTCGGCCAGAGCCTGGTCAAGGAAGCCGAGAAGGACGACAAGATCGTCGCCATCACCGCGGCGATGCCGTCGGGCACCGGCGTCGACATCTTCAACAAGGCGTTCCCGGATCGCACCTTCGACGTCGGCATCGCCGAGCAGCACGCGGTCACCTTCGCCGCCGGTCTTGCGACCGAAGGCTACAAGCCGTTCTGCGCGATCTACTCGACCTTCCTGCAGCGCGGCTACGATCAGATCGTCCATGACGTCGCGATCCAGAGCCTGCCAGTCCGCTTCGCCATCGACCGCGCCGGCCTCGTCGGCGCGGACGGTGCGACGCATGCCGGCTCGTTCGACAACGCCTATCTCGGCTGTCTGCCGAACATGGTGATCATGGCGGCAGCCGACGAAGCCGAGCTCGTCCACATGGTGGCGACCCAGGTTGCGATCAACGACCGTCCGAGCTCGCTGCGCTATCCGCGCGGCGAAGGTCGCGGCATCGAGATGCCCGACGTCGGCGTTCCCCTCGAGATCGGCAAGGGCCGCATGATCCGCCAGGGCAGCAAGATCGCCCTGCTCTCCTTCGGCACGCGTCTGGCCGAATGCGAGAAGGCGGCCGACGAGCTCGCCGCCCATGGCCTCTCGACCTCGATCGCCGATGCGCGCTTCATGAAGCCGCTCGACACCGAGCTGGTGCTCAAGCTCGCGCGCGACCACGACGTCCTGATCACGGTGGAAGAAGGCTCGATCGGCGGCTTCGGCTCGCATGTCGCGCAGTTCCTGACCGATCAGGGCGTGCTCGACACCGGCATGCTCAAGTTCCGCACGATGGTCCTGCCCGACGTGTTCCAGGATCACGACACGCCGAACGCGATGTACGCCCGCGCCGGTCTCGACGCCAAGGGCATCGTCGCCAAGGTGTTCGAAGCGCTCGGCAAGGACGTCAAGACCGAGACGGTCAAGCTCGCCTGA
- a CDS encoding exodeoxyribonuclease VII small subunit translates to MAENTQIDISRLTFERAIEELETIVKRLEDGKVPLEESVTIYERGEALKRRCEELLRQAEARVDKITTDASGQATGTAPLDVQ, encoded by the coding sequence ATGGCCGAAAATACCCAAATCGACATCTCCCGGCTCACCTTCGAGCGCGCGATCGAGGAACTCGAAACGATCGTGAAGCGGCTCGAGGACGGCAAGGTGCCGCTCGAGGAATCCGTCACGATCTACGAGCGCGGCGAAGCCTTGAAGCGGCGCTGCGAGGAGCTGTTGCGTCAGGCCGAGGCGCGCGTCGACAAGATCACCACCGATGCCAGCGGCCAGGCCACCGGCACCGCACCGCTCGACGTGCAGTAA
- a CDS encoding histone deacetylase family protein — translation MSTLLLSHKACLDHVTPPGHPERPDRLRAVEEALAVERFQFLARDLAPEGDLDLVTLCHNEDYVTELRHIAPTSGQVYIDGDTSMSPGTWEAVMRGVGGAVAATEAVMNGEHRNAFVAVRPPGHHAEIGKPMGFCFFDNVAIAARHAQRKYGIKRAAIVDFDVHHGNGTQDIFWSDPTVMYCSTHQMPLFPGTGAKGERGDHDTIVNAPLASEDGGPEFRSAFENLILPQLEKFSPELLIISAGFDAHYRDPLASLNLRAEDYSWVTRKLMDLADKSAEGRVVSVLEGGYDLQGLKESVTAHVGALMGA, via the coding sequence ATGAGCACGCTTCTCCTTTCCCACAAGGCCTGCCTCGACCACGTCACGCCGCCGGGACACCCTGAAAGACCCGACCGCCTGCGCGCGGTGGAGGAAGCGCTTGCGGTTGAGCGCTTCCAGTTCCTGGCGCGTGATCTCGCGCCGGAGGGCGATCTCGATCTCGTGACGCTCTGCCACAACGAGGACTACGTCACCGAGCTGCGCCACATCGCGCCGACCAGCGGCCAAGTCTATATCGATGGCGACACGTCGATGTCCCCGGGCACGTGGGAAGCGGTGATGCGCGGCGTCGGCGGGGCGGTGGCTGCGACCGAAGCGGTGATGAACGGCGAGCATCGCAACGCCTTCGTCGCGGTGCGCCCGCCCGGCCATCACGCCGAGATCGGCAAGCCGATGGGCTTCTGCTTTTTCGACAATGTCGCGATCGCCGCGCGCCATGCACAGCGCAAATACGGCATCAAGCGCGCCGCCATCGTCGATTTCGACGTGCATCACGGCAACGGCACCCAGGACATCTTCTGGTCGGACCCGACCGTGATGTATTGCTCGACGCATCAAATGCCGCTGTTTCCAGGCACCGGTGCCAAGGGCGAGCGCGGCGATCACGACACCATCGTCAACGCACCGCTGGCCTCGGAAGACGGCGGACCCGAATTCCGCTCGGCGTTCGAGAATTTGATCCTGCCGCAACTCGAAAAATTCAGCCCCGAGTTGCTCATCATCTCAGCGGGCTTCGACGCGCATTACCGCGATCCGCTGGCCTCGCTGAATTTGCGCGCGGAAGACTATTCCTGGGTCACGCGCAAGCTGATGGACCTAGCCGACAAATCCGCAGAGGGCCGCGTTGTTTCTGTGCTCGAAGGCGGCTACGACCTGCAAGGACTGAAAGAATCTGTTACGGCGCATGTCGGCGCCCTGATGGGTGCTTGA
- a CDS encoding bifunctional metallophosphatase/5'-nucleotidase: MRHLLRLTSFALALAALPAAAQTVAPVELRILAINDFHGNLRPPPGGIRINDPEDKNKKVMVAAGGAEYMATLVQQLREGHKNTILAAAGDLIGASPFLSAMFHDEPSVEALSMMGLAITSVGNHEFDEGKTELLRMQNGGCHPEDGCQGPRPFTGAKFHYLAASTIETATGKSVLPPYEIREFEGIPVAFIGLTLKETAGIVSPSGIAGLEFRDEAETVNALVPQLRARGVEAIVVLIHQGGEPSGDYNECPAITGPIVDIVKKFDRAVDVVVSGHTHRAYVCQIDGRLVTSGDKYGTLVTAIDLKLDPATRDIVSARAENVIVANASLAKDPEQTALIDAYDKLSAPIANRPAGSVMQTLSRVPNDAGESALGDVIADAQLAATKDAKDGSAVIALTNPGGIRTDIIPKENGAVSYGELFASQPFRNRLVTMTLSGSQLKDMLEQQWLDPKRPRILQVSIGFSYSWDASKPFGERVIVDKMTLNGKPIEPATGYRVTVNDYLAVGGDGFTVAKRGASPQYGGYDADALFAFFRAHGPIGPLPPTRILRVN; this comes from the coding sequence ATGCGACATCTTCTCCGCCTGACCAGCTTCGCCCTCGCGCTCGCCGCCCTGCCCGCCGCGGCCCAGACCGTGGCGCCCGTCGAGCTGCGTATTCTCGCGATCAACGATTTCCACGGCAATCTCCGTCCGCCGCCGGGCGGCATCCGCATCAATGACCCCGAGGACAAGAACAAGAAGGTGATGGTCGCCGCCGGCGGCGCCGAGTACATGGCGACGCTGGTGCAGCAGCTCCGCGAGGGACACAAGAACACCATCCTCGCTGCCGCCGGCGACCTGATCGGGGCGAGCCCGTTTTTGTCGGCGATGTTTCACGACGAGCCGTCGGTCGAAGCGCTTTCGATGATGGGGCTTGCGATTACCTCAGTCGGCAACCATGAATTCGACGAGGGCAAGACCGAACTGCTCAGGATGCAGAACGGCGGCTGCCATCCGGAAGATGGATGTCAGGGACCACGTCCCTTCACCGGCGCGAAATTCCACTATCTCGCGGCCTCCACCATCGAGACCGCGACCGGCAAGAGCGTGTTGCCGCCATACGAGATCCGGGAGTTCGAAGGCATCCCGGTCGCCTTCATCGGGTTGACGTTGAAGGAGACCGCCGGCATCGTCTCTCCGTCAGGCATTGCCGGGCTCGAATTCCGCGACGAGGCCGAGACGGTGAACGCGCTTGTGCCGCAGTTGAGGGCACGGGGTGTCGAGGCGATCGTGGTGCTGATCCACCAGGGCGGCGAACCCTCGGGCGACTACAACGAGTGCCCCGCAATCACAGGCCCGATCGTCGACATCGTGAAAAAATTCGACCGCGCCGTCGACGTCGTTGTCAGCGGCCACACACATCGCGCCTATGTCTGCCAGATCGACGGCCGGCTGGTGACCAGCGGCGACAAATACGGCACGCTGGTCACCGCGATCGACCTCAAGCTCGATCCGGCAACACGCGACATCGTCAGCGCCAGGGCCGAGAACGTTATCGTCGCCAACGCCTCGCTCGCCAAGGATCCCGAGCAGACCGCGCTGATCGACGCCTATGACAAGCTCTCGGCGCCGATTGCCAACCGGCCGGCCGGATCGGTGATGCAGACGCTGTCGCGCGTCCCGAACGACGCCGGCGAAAGCGCGCTCGGCGACGTCATCGCCGATGCACAGCTTGCCGCCACCAAAGACGCCAAGGATGGCAGCGCTGTCATCGCGCTCACCAATCCTGGCGGCATCCGCACCGACATCATCCCGAAAGAGAACGGCGCGGTGTCTTACGGCGAGCTGTTCGCGAGCCAGCCATTCCGCAACCGCCTCGTCACCATGACGCTGTCAGGCAGCCAGCTCAAGGACATGCTGGAGCAGCAATGGCTCGATCCGAAGCGGCCGCGGATCCTCCAGGTGTCGATCGGGTTCAGCTACAGCTGGGATGCATCAAAGCCGTTCGGCGAGCGCGTGATCGTCGACAAGATGACGCTCAATGGCAAGCCGATCGAGCCGGCCACCGGCTACCGCGTCACCGTCAACGATTATCTGGCGGTCGGCGGCGACGGCTTCACGGTCGCGAAACGGGGCGCTTCGCCGCAATATGGCGGCTATGACGCCGATGCGCTGTTTGCGTTTTTCAGGGCGCATGGTCCGATCGGCCCGCTGCCGCCGACTCGCATCCTGCGCGTGAATTGA
- a CDS encoding enoyl-CoA hydratase-related protein: MPNGNIIVTEDRGTRVITLRRPSKKNAITLDMYREMSRAIDTAQNNPDIRCMIITGGSGVFTAGDDIDDFMHADTSRPETLSDGAKFLYSLTLNAKPIIAAVDGASIGMGTVMLFHCDYVLASNAATFSAPYIHLGLVPVGAASLLMPHTMGYQRAFAMLVMGRTFTAAEAHAAGFVNTVVSPGHTEVEARKVAREISRLPAEAVATSRKLLRAPPEELTRRIDREAHLFGERLKSDEATAAFNAFANRKKR; encoded by the coding sequence ATGCCGAACGGCAATATCATCGTCACCGAAGACCGTGGAACGCGCGTCATCACCCTGCGCCGCCCGAGCAAGAAGAATGCGATCACCCTGGACATGTATCGCGAGATGAGCCGCGCGATCGACACCGCGCAGAACAATCCCGATATCCGCTGCATGATCATCACCGGCGGCTCCGGCGTGTTCACGGCCGGCGACGACATCGACGACTTCATGCACGCCGACACCTCGCGCCCGGAAACATTGTCGGACGGCGCAAAATTTCTCTATTCGCTCACCCTCAACGCCAAACCGATCATTGCGGCCGTGGACGGCGCCTCGATCGGCATGGGCACGGTGATGCTGTTCCACTGCGACTATGTGCTTGCCTCGAATGCTGCGACATTTTCAGCGCCCTACATCCATCTCGGGCTCGTGCCGGTCGGCGCCGCCAGCCTCTTGATGCCGCACACGATGGGCTATCAGCGCGCCTTCGCCATGCTGGTGATGGGGCGCACTTTTACCGCCGCCGAGGCCCACGCCGCAGGCTTCGTCAACACCGTGGTCTCGCCGGGACATACCGAGGTCGAGGCCCGCAAGGTGGCGCGCGAGATCAGCCGGCTACCGGCCGAAGCCGTCGCAACCTCGCGCAAACTGCTGCGTGCCCCGCCGGAAGAGCTCACCCGCCGCATCGACCGGGAAGCCCATCTGTTCGGCGAGCGGCTGAAATCGGACGAGGCGACGGCCGCATTCAATGCGTTTGCGAACAGGAAGAAGCGGTAG
- a CDS encoding MFS transporter translates to MIAATGADESSLHYRGWRVVLACFLMAFFMFGFGLYGQGVYLAELQRAHGWPGTLVSAASTFSFLLTSVFVIFTDDLLARIGLRGLILCGLTALGASTALLGLMQAPWQLYLAYALMSVGWTGMGSVVIATVLNAWFARRRGLALSLAFNGATFGGIILVPVLLALSSSIGFRSAMLAATIVMVVLVLPVVVVFTSWPVDASPNAADVSGGKVARHSRKELLANASFWTMVLPIAIALLAQMGFIIHQVTFLEPLIGRASAGLAVTIMAAMAVVGRLSLGLFVDRLDPRLACAASMTSQAAALLVLLQSQSPTVLLMCCAVYGFSIGNMITFPPLIIQREIGSAAFAAAMGLGTSISGIVSAFGPGLIGLVRSVSGDYTMAFAMCVVLDVIAAGIVLWRPGRGVKTVAS, encoded by the coding sequence TTGATCGCCGCAACGGGTGCTGATGAATCCTCGCTTCACTACCGTGGCTGGCGCGTGGTGCTGGCCTGCTTCCTGATGGCCTTCTTCATGTTCGGCTTTGGCCTCTACGGCCAGGGCGTCTATCTCGCCGAGCTCCAGCGCGCCCATGGCTGGCCCGGTACGCTGGTGTCCGCGGCCAGCACATTCTCGTTCCTGCTGACCTCCGTCTTCGTCATCTTCACCGACGATCTGCTCGCCCGCATTGGGCTGCGGGGGCTGATCCTGTGCGGGCTGACGGCGCTTGGCGCATCGACCGCGCTGCTGGGACTGATGCAGGCGCCCTGGCAGCTCTATCTTGCCTATGCGCTGATGTCGGTCGGCTGGACCGGCATGGGCTCGGTGGTGATCGCGACGGTGCTGAACGCGTGGTTCGCGCGGCGCCGCGGGCTCGCGCTCAGCCTCGCCTTCAACGGCGCCACATTCGGCGGCATCATCCTCGTTCCGGTCTTGCTGGCGCTGAGCAGCAGCATCGGTTTCCGCTCAGCCATGCTGGCAGCCACCATCGTGATGGTCGTGCTGGTGCTGCCGGTGGTCGTCGTCTTCACCAGCTGGCCGGTCGACGCGTCGCCGAATGCCGCAGATGTCTCTGGCGGCAAGGTGGCGCGTCATTCGCGGAAGGAACTGCTCGCCAACGCGTCATTCTGGACCATGGTGCTGCCGATCGCGATCGCGTTGTTGGCGCAGATGGGATTCATCATCCACCAGGTGACGTTTCTCGAGCCGCTGATCGGCCGCGCCAGTGCAGGCCTCGCCGTCACCATCATGGCGGCGATGGCGGTGGTCGGCCGGCTGTCGCTCGGCCTGTTCGTCGACCGGCTCGATCCGCGGCTTGCCTGCGCGGCGTCGATGACCAGCCAGGCGGCGGCGCTGCTTGTGCTCCTGCAAAGCCAAAGCCCGACCGTGCTGCTCATGTGCTGCGCCGTCTATGGCTTCTCGATCGGCAACATGATCACATTTCCGCCTTTGATCATCCAGCGCGAGATCGGCAGCGCGGCTTTCGCGGCCGCGATGGGGCTGGGGACGTCGATCAGCGGCATCGTCAGCGCCTTCGGCCCGGGCCTCATCGGCCTCGTGCGCAGCGTGAGCGGTGACTACACGATGGCATTTGCCATGTGCGTGGTGCTGGACGTCATCGCTGCCGGCATCGTGCTGTGGCGGCCAGGGAGAGGAGTGAAGACGGTGGCTTCGTAG